Proteins encoded by one window of Frondihabitans peucedani:
- a CDS encoding DUF4166 domain-containing protein: protein MPSPYELVLGHRLADLHPRLAAYFGEIPPGSVGRGSGTFDRVGTPRRWLWPALAVLARAGVAFPAWEHDVPFTVENRPVVDSRGSTAVSARRTFLFGRGERTMIDAITAEPASDGTGGSGGSGGAALHLVDHLGTARRVTTRLRASVIGGELHLHGDRVGLRIGPWHVEILRPLSPTVELVERFDDEAGRQHVSVELRLPVLGRIYEYSGHFDYAVRAADASTDRPGGTP, encoded by the coding sequence ATGCCCTCGCCCTACGAGCTCGTGCTGGGGCACCGCCTCGCCGATCTCCACCCGCGCCTCGCGGCGTACTTCGGCGAGATCCCTCCGGGCAGCGTCGGCCGCGGCTCCGGCACCTTCGACCGCGTCGGCACCCCGCGTCGCTGGCTGTGGCCCGCCCTCGCCGTGCTGGCGCGCGCCGGCGTCGCCTTCCCCGCCTGGGAGCACGACGTCCCCTTCACCGTGGAGAACCGGCCCGTCGTCGACTCCCGCGGCAGCACCGCCGTCTCGGCGAGGCGCACCTTCCTCTTCGGCAGGGGCGAGCGGACGATGATCGACGCCATCACGGCAGAGCCCGCGTCCGACGGCACCGGTGGCTCGGGCGGCTCGGGTGGCGCAGCCCTGCACCTTGTCGACCACCTCGGCACGGCCCGGAGGGTGACCACGCGGCTGCGGGCGTCGGTGATCGGCGGGGAGCTGCACCTGCACGGCGACCGGGTCGGGCTCCGCATCGGGCCGTGGCACGTCGAGATCCTGCGGCCCCTGTCGCCCACGGTCGAGCTCGTGGAGCGCTTCGACGACGAGGCCGGCCGCCAGCACGTGTCGGTCGAGCTCCGGCTGCCGGTCCTCGGCCGGATCTACGAGTACTCCGGGCACTTCGACTACGCCGTCCGCGCCGCGGACGCCTCGACCGACCGACCAGGGGGAACACCATGA
- a CDS encoding YegP family protein: protein MAARGGKYILTRSESGSFHFTLVAQNGEVIATSESYATKGAAQNGIDAVRGVAVDAVLEDQTPHD, encoded by the coding sequence ATGGCAGCACGCGGCGGCAAGTACATCCTCACGAGGTCGGAGTCGGGCTCGTTCCACTTCACCCTGGTCGCGCAGAACGGCGAGGTGATCGCGACCTCCGAGAGCTACGCCACCAAGGGCGCGGCGCAGAACGGCATCGACGCGGTCCGCGGAGTGGCGGTCGACGCCGTCCTCGAAGACCAGACGCCTCACGACTGA
- a CDS encoding AAA family ATPase, protein MWRVDRDQDDGDGNESDVPFRAPDNTTAPHTLSLGEPGLQVGNVAEPVWESWRSRLAHVGGTSTLLHFRDAPRTRIELSTTHPGGLAQFITGKTTLLSSLIRDDLALRAARLAAGEIAAKGLELQAVRGIDAVHLAIGVAHWTFSGESFRAPLLLRPLAIRRHGRDFEVKLLGSPFLNPALADALHDQFGIVLDASAFVALADREGSFTPNPVIDRLRGLTAHLDGFTVQPRLVVSSFADVAADMVEDARELSHPVLDALAGNPTSLQQIRSSYRPVSPTPQDERSPETDTLLLDADGEQENVVAQITAGNSVVVKTLPGTGGTQTIVNTIGTLVAQNKRVLVVSARRATLRGISARLTEIGLPGVAVSPATLRRDVIKAIARNEKAKQPGMAEVDDALVRLRRVLVDYRGALSRRDPALGVSVLDCLTELARLALLPAAPATTARLSRHSVESMVEGRGRVAETMVGAANLGEFRYGPGDSPWYGARFDDGQGGGSLTAGQAHQLAKNLYHRDVPHLLERAGEVVGATRMRPFVSIHELGIYLRLLADVRDTLDKFLPVVFDRSVTELVEATSGRRDGDMSGSNRRRLKKLAREYVRPGMHVPDLHEALERVQQQRILWQRYVAAGTPPEVPTGVTDALSLYTHVAADLAQLDRPLGLTGDDLLEQIGIDELQQKLQVLAAESDVLNNLQERTELMTTLRDLELAPLITDLANRHVPEAQVAAELELAWWRSALESLLEADRALLGANTPMLDRLEADFRLVDEAHAAGSAQSLGWQLAENWKLGLVDWPEEAAQLKQLLRHDRVSSRLLQDAAPHLSRSVAPVWIASPYEVHRIADTVPFDTVILVDAGATTLAENVGAIRRGRQTVAFGDPVTETPSDFSIAVAPFVDEQPPVRPTRSVTTEAGDAEGEHHDADFDAVATAESRLSELHEESALARLSTILPTLALTRSYRAGGEDLAELVNRRFYGGRIESLPWAGSFLGHGSIALDYVSGGTAIPDPESGAVESVDAEVDRVTALVLEHARTRPAESLMVITASAKHAVRVQQAVLTAVSGHKDLTEFVVGDRREPFMVATLEQSVAQSRDHVIFSIGYGRTPHGRVLSDFGSLGQPGGERLLAVAMTRARRSMVIVTCFQPSDIDADRMGHGTVALSEILSEVQVRTTAEHVPDDSDPMLVDLARRLEAKGIPVALGHRGKLGLVCANDGVCVTIETDSTLVASSLRESLRLRPEILRRLGWHYVRVHAFQLFTDPDAVATRIADVLGLGASHTQPVPIQTGPGVAARQHVNSH, encoded by the coding sequence GTGTGGCGAGTGGACAGAGATCAGGACGACGGCGACGGGAACGAGTCCGACGTGCCGTTCCGCGCGCCCGACAACACCACGGCACCGCACACGCTGAGCCTCGGTGAGCCGGGCCTCCAGGTGGGCAACGTGGCCGAGCCGGTCTGGGAGTCGTGGCGCAGCCGCCTGGCCCACGTCGGCGGCACCTCGACCCTCCTGCACTTCCGCGACGCCCCGCGCACGCGGATCGAGCTGAGCACCACGCACCCCGGCGGCCTCGCCCAGTTCATCACGGGCAAGACGACCCTGCTGTCGAGCCTGATCCGCGACGACCTCGCGCTCCGCGCCGCCCGCCTCGCCGCCGGCGAGATCGCCGCCAAGGGGCTCGAGCTCCAGGCCGTCCGCGGCATCGACGCCGTGCACCTCGCCATCGGCGTCGCCCACTGGACCTTCTCGGGCGAGTCGTTCCGCGCGCCGCTCCTCCTGCGCCCGCTCGCGATCCGGCGCCACGGCCGCGACTTCGAGGTCAAGCTGCTCGGCAGCCCCTTCCTGAACCCGGCCCTCGCCGACGCTCTCCACGACCAGTTCGGCATCGTGCTCGACGCGTCGGCCTTCGTCGCGCTCGCCGACCGGGAGGGCTCGTTCACGCCCAACCCGGTGATCGACCGCCTCCGCGGCCTCACCGCGCACCTCGACGGCTTCACCGTCCAGCCGCGCCTCGTGGTCTCGTCGTTCGCCGATGTCGCGGCCGACATGGTCGAAGACGCCCGCGAGCTCAGCCACCCGGTGCTCGACGCGCTGGCCGGCAACCCGACCTCGCTGCAGCAGATCCGCTCGTCGTACCGCCCCGTCTCGCCGACCCCGCAAGACGAGCGGAGCCCCGAGACCGACACGCTCCTCCTCGACGCCGACGGCGAGCAGGAGAACGTCGTGGCGCAGATCACGGCGGGCAACTCGGTCGTCGTGAAGACGCTCCCCGGCACGGGCGGCACCCAGACCATCGTCAACACCATCGGCACCCTGGTCGCCCAGAACAAGCGCGTGCTCGTCGTCAGCGCCCGGCGCGCGACCCTCCGCGGCATCTCCGCGCGTCTCACCGAGATCGGCCTGCCCGGCGTCGCCGTGTCGCCGGCCACGCTCCGCCGCGACGTCATCAAGGCCATCGCCCGCAACGAGAAGGCGAAGCAGCCCGGCATGGCCGAGGTCGACGACGCGCTCGTGCGGCTCCGCCGGGTGCTCGTGGACTACCGCGGCGCTCTGAGCCGGAGGGATCCTGCGCTCGGGGTCTCGGTGCTCGACTGCCTGACCGAGCTCGCGCGCCTCGCTCTGCTGCCCGCCGCTCCCGCGACCACCGCGAGGCTCAGCCGGCACAGCGTCGAGTCCATGGTCGAGGGCCGCGGCCGCGTGGCCGAGACCATGGTCGGCGCGGCGAACCTCGGCGAGTTCCGCTACGGCCCGGGCGACTCGCCCTGGTACGGCGCCCGCTTCGACGACGGTCAGGGCGGCGGCAGCCTCACCGCGGGCCAGGCGCACCAGCTCGCGAAGAACCTCTACCACCGCGACGTGCCGCACCTCCTCGAGCGGGCCGGCGAGGTCGTCGGCGCCACACGGATGCGGCCGTTCGTCAGCATCCACGAGCTCGGCATCTACCTGCGCCTGCTGGCCGACGTCCGCGACACCCTCGACAAGTTCCTGCCGGTGGTCTTCGACCGCTCGGTGACCGAGCTCGTCGAGGCGACGTCCGGGCGCCGCGACGGCGACATGAGCGGGTCGAACCGCCGCCGCCTGAAGAAGCTCGCCCGCGAGTACGTCCGTCCGGGCATGCACGTCCCCGACCTCCACGAGGCCCTCGAGCGCGTGCAGCAGCAGCGGATCCTCTGGCAGCGCTACGTCGCGGCGGGCACGCCGCCCGAGGTGCCGACCGGCGTGACCGACGCCCTCTCGCTCTACACCCACGTGGCCGCCGACCTGGCGCAGCTCGACCGGCCGCTCGGCCTGACCGGCGACGACCTCCTCGAGCAGATCGGCATCGACGAGCTCCAGCAGAAGCTCCAGGTGCTCGCCGCCGAGAGCGACGTGCTGAACAACCTCCAGGAGCGCACCGAGCTGATGACGACGCTCCGCGACCTGGAGCTCGCACCGCTCATCACCGACCTCGCGAACCGCCACGTCCCCGAGGCCCAGGTCGCCGCCGAGCTCGAGCTCGCCTGGTGGCGCTCGGCGCTCGAGTCGCTCCTCGAGGCCGACCGCGCGCTCCTCGGCGCCAACACGCCGATGCTCGACCGCCTCGAGGCCGACTTCCGCCTCGTCGACGAGGCGCACGCAGCAGGCTCCGCCCAGTCGCTCGGGTGGCAGCTCGCCGAGAACTGGAAGCTCGGCCTCGTCGACTGGCCCGAGGAGGCCGCGCAGCTCAAGCAGCTGCTGCGGCACGACCGGGTGAGCAGCCGCCTCCTGCAGGATGCCGCGCCCCACCTCTCGCGCTCCGTCGCGCCGGTCTGGATCGCGTCGCCGTACGAGGTGCACAGGATCGCCGACACCGTCCCGTTCGACACCGTCATCCTGGTCGACGCCGGTGCGACGACCCTCGCCGAGAACGTCGGTGCGATCCGGCGCGGCCGGCAGACCGTCGCGTTCGGCGACCCGGTGACCGAGACGCCGTCCGACTTCTCCATCGCCGTGGCGCCGTTCGTCGACGAGCAGCCGCCCGTCCGGCCGACGCGCTCCGTGACGACCGAGGCCGGCGACGCCGAGGGGGAGCACCACGACGCCGACTTCGACGCGGTCGCCACGGCCGAGTCGCGACTGTCCGAACTGCACGAGGAGTCGGCACTCGCCCGCCTCTCCACGATCCTGCCCACGCTCGCCCTGACGCGCAGCTACCGGGCCGGCGGCGAAGACCTGGCCGAGCTGGTCAACCGGCGCTTCTACGGCGGCCGCATCGAGTCGCTGCCCTGGGCGGGGAGCTTCCTCGGCCACGGCAGCATCGCGCTCGACTACGTCTCCGGCGGCACGGCGATCCCCGATCCCGAGTCCGGAGCCGTCGAGAGCGTCGACGCCGAGGTCGACCGGGTCACTGCCCTGGTGCTCGAGCACGCCCGCACGCGCCCGGCCGAGTCGCTGATGGTGATCACCGCCTCCGCCAAGCACGCCGTGCGCGTGCAGCAGGCTGTGCTCACCGCCGTCTCCGGCCACAAAGACCTCACCGAGTTCGTCGTGGGCGACCGCCGCGAGCCGTTCATGGTCGCGACCCTCGAGCAGAGCGTCGCCCAGAGCCGCGACCACGTCATCTTCTCGATCGGCTACGGCCGCACCCCGCACGGCCGCGTGCTGAGCGACTTCGGCTCGCTCGGTCAGCCCGGCGGCGAGCGGCTGCTCGCGGTCGCGATGACCCGGGCCCGGCGGTCCATGGTGATCGTGACCTGCTTCCAGCCGAGCGACATCGACGCCGACCGGATGGGCCACGGCACGGTCGCGCTCTCGGAGATCCTGAGCGAGGTCCAGGTCCGGACCACCGCCGAGCACGTGCCCGACGACAGCGATCCCATGCTGGTCGACCTGGCCAGGAGGCTGGAGGCGAAGGGCATCCCCGTCGCCCTCGGACACCGCGGCAAGCTCGGCCTGGTCTGCGCCAACGACGGCGTCTGCGTGACGATCGAGACCGACTCGACCCTGGTCGCGTCGAGCCTCCGCGAGTCGCTGCGGCTGCGTCCCGAGATCCTGCGCCGGCTCGGCTGGCACTACGTGCGGGTGCACGCGTTCCAGCTGTTCACCGACCCCGACGCCGTCGCGACCCGCATCGCGGACGTCCTGGGGCTCGGTGCGTCGCACACGCAGCCGGTGCCGATCCAGACCGGCCCCGGCGTCGCTGCGCGCCAGCACGTCAACTCGCACTAG
- the mscL gene encoding large conductance mechanosensitive channel protein MscL gives MKGFKEFILRGNVIDLAVAVVIGAAFTAIVTSLVTNIFNPLIGALFKAQMLDDALKVDIPTLGGGKPATLLFGAVIGSAINFLIIAAVVYFCLVLPINHLLKTAFAKQKETEGTPTEVPPTDVELLSEIRDLLRAQNTSLGDTHGSHAAPVDPPTPTGTTGVPGIPSA, from the coding sequence GTGAAGGGCTTCAAAGAGTTCATCCTGCGCGGCAATGTCATCGATCTGGCCGTCGCGGTCGTCATCGGTGCTGCGTTCACCGCCATCGTCACGTCGCTCGTGACCAACATCTTCAATCCGCTCATCGGCGCGCTGTTCAAGGCGCAGATGCTCGACGATGCCCTCAAGGTCGACATCCCGACTCTCGGCGGCGGCAAGCCGGCGACCCTGCTGTTCGGCGCGGTGATCGGCTCCGCGATCAACTTCCTGATCATCGCCGCGGTCGTCTACTTCTGCCTCGTCCTGCCGATCAACCACCTGCTGAAGACGGCGTTCGCCAAGCAGAAGGAGACGGAGGGCACCCCCACCGAGGTGCCGCCCACCGACGTCGAGCTGCTCAGCGAGATCCGCGACCTGCTGCGGGCGCAGAACACGTCGCTCGGCGACACGCACGGCTCGCACGCGGCCCCCGTCGACCCGCCGACCCCCACCGGCACGACGGGCGTGCCCGGCATCCCCTCCGCCTAG
- a CDS encoding FmdB family zinc ribbon protein → MPTYSYRCTECDNAFDIHQSFSDDSLTVCPVCGGRLRKVFSPVGVTFNGSGFYRTDSRAKPGSSGSGSPGSGSSGSGSSGSSSSSDSSSSKGDGAGSGSTTKADSKPASSSSSSSPAKSSGSKPSGGSGSSS, encoded by the coding sequence GTGCCCACCTACTCCTACCGTTGCACCGAGTGCGACAACGCCTTCGACATCCACCAGTCGTTCTCCGACGATTCGCTGACCGTCTGCCCGGTCTGCGGCGGCAGGCTCCGCAAGGTCTTCAGCCCGGTCGGCGTCACGTTCAACGGCTCCGGCTTCTACCGCACCGACTCGCGCGCGAAGCCCGGCTCGTCGGGCTCCGGCTCGCCGGGCTCCGGCTCGTCCGGCTCCGGCTCGTCCGGATCGTCGTCCTCGTCCGACTCCTCCTCCTCGAAGGGCGACGGCGCAGGATCCGGCAGCACCACCAAGGCCGACTCGAAGCCCGCCTCCTCCTCCTCCTCGTCCTCCCCCGCGAAGTCGTCCGGCTCGAAGCCCTCCGGCGGGTCGGGCAGCTCCTCCTAG
- a CDS encoding 5-formyltetrahydrofolate cyclo-ligase, which yields MTDLVGDAKRVLRKELRSRRRAMTDTEASSSTESLTRHLVELASSLGVKSMSAYLSAAFEPNTRPFLNWANERGIRVLFPITRADGLLDWAVSTDFESETEGLFGLPEPVGEVLSPMAICDVDLIVVPAAQIDHTGMRMGWGKGYFDKTLGSMEKRPPVYAVVFDSEYVEQVPSERHDQPVDGVVTPSGIHRF from the coding sequence ATGACCGATCTCGTAGGCGACGCCAAACGCGTCCTCCGGAAAGAGCTCCGTTCGAGGCGCCGCGCGATGACCGACACGGAGGCCTCGTCGTCGACCGAGTCGCTGACCCGCCACCTCGTCGAGCTCGCGTCGAGCCTCGGGGTGAAGTCGATGTCGGCGTACCTGTCGGCCGCCTTCGAGCCGAACACGCGGCCGTTCCTCAACTGGGCGAACGAGCGGGGCATCCGGGTGCTGTTCCCGATCACGAGGGCGGACGGCCTGCTCGACTGGGCGGTCTCGACCGACTTCGAGTCGGAGACCGAGGGCCTCTTCGGCCTGCCCGAGCCGGTGGGCGAGGTCCTGAGCCCGATGGCCATCTGCGACGTCGACCTGATCGTGGTGCCCGCGGCCCAGATCGACCACACCGGCATGCGCATGGGCTGGGGCAAGGGCTACTTCGACAAGACGCTCGGTTCGATGGAGAAGCGGCCGCCGGTTTATGCTGTGGTGTTCGACAGCGAGTACGTCGAGCAGGTGCCGAGCGAGCGGCACGACCAGCCGGTCGACGGCGTCGTCACGCCCTCCGGCATCCACCGCTTCTAG
- the galU gene encoding UTP--glucose-1-phosphate uridylyltransferase GalU: MGFTISKAVIPAAGLGTRFLPATKAIPKEMLAVVDKPAIQYVVEEAVAAGLTDVLMITGRNKNALENHFDHVSELEESLRKKGDHDKLAKVNQSTDLADMHYVRQGDPLGLGHAVLRAKMHVGREPFAVLLGDDIIDARDPLLSRMIEVQGKKNASVVALLEVPESMTHLYGVATVETTDEDDVVKITGLVEKPPQGEAPSNLAIIGRYVLRPEVFDVLEKQAPGKGGEIQLTDALEKMAGADEWTGGVYGVVFRGRRYDTGDKLDYIKAIIQLASDRDDLGSDLKSWLKEYTSGLE, encoded by the coding sequence ATGGGATTCACCATTTCTAAAGCCGTCATTCCCGCAGCAGGGTTGGGAACACGATTCCTCCCCGCAACCAAAGCCATCCCGAAGGAGATGCTCGCGGTCGTCGACAAGCCGGCCATCCAGTACGTGGTCGAAGAGGCGGTGGCAGCCGGGCTCACCGACGTGCTGATGATCACCGGCCGCAACAAGAACGCGCTCGAGAACCACTTCGACCACGTGTCGGAGCTCGAGGAGAGCCTCCGCAAGAAGGGCGACCACGACAAGCTCGCCAAGGTCAACCAGTCCACCGACCTGGCCGACATGCACTACGTGCGCCAGGGCGACCCGCTCGGCCTCGGCCACGCCGTCCTGCGCGCCAAGATGCACGTCGGTCGCGAGCCGTTCGCGGTCCTGCTCGGCGACGACATCATCGACGCGCGCGACCCGCTCCTCAGCCGCATGATCGAGGTCCAGGGCAAGAAGAACGCCTCGGTCGTCGCGCTGCTCGAGGTTCCCGAGTCGATGACGCACCTCTACGGCGTCGCCACGGTCGAGACCACCGACGAGGACGACGTCGTGAAGATCACCGGCCTCGTCGAGAAGCCCCCGCAGGGCGAAGCGCCCTCGAACCTCGCCATCATCGGCCGCTACGTGCTGCGTCCCGAGGTGTTCGACGTGCTCGAGAAGCAGGCGCCCGGCAAGGGCGGCGAGATCCAGCTGACCGACGCCCTCGAGAAGATGGCCGGCGCCGACGAGTGGACCGGCGGCGTGTACGGCGTCGTGTTCCGGGGCCGCCGCTACGACACCGGTGACAAACTCGACTACATCAAGGCGATCATCCAGCTCGCCAGCGACCGCGACGACCTCGGCTCCGACCTCAAGTCGTGGCTGAAGGAGTACACGTCCGGCCTCGAGTAG
- a CDS encoding GNAT family protein translates to MTTIPTLASGRVGIRPLRLRDTRDLDRALAENRSWLRQWEATNPHGFTTIDVRSSIRSLQTNARAGLGLPFAIELDQRFVGQLNVSGITYGSLASATIGYWVTQSAAGHNATPTAVALATDHCFQRLGLHRMEICIRPENGPSLRVVEKLGFRYEGLRRRYIHINGDWRDHFCFGLVAEEVPEGVLRRWLDGRVPPGQGSVPPEALAEAARP, encoded by the coding sequence GTGACCACCATCCCCACGCTGGCGTCGGGACGGGTCGGAATCCGACCCCTGCGCCTGCGTGACACCCGCGACCTCGATCGCGCTCTGGCGGAGAACCGCTCGTGGCTCCGCCAGTGGGAGGCCACCAACCCGCACGGTTTCACGACCATCGACGTGAGGTCGAGCATCCGCTCGCTGCAGACCAATGCACGGGCGGGGCTCGGCCTCCCGTTCGCGATCGAGCTCGACCAGCGGTTCGTCGGGCAGCTCAACGTGTCGGGCATCACCTACGGCTCGCTCGCCTCGGCGACCATCGGCTACTGGGTCACCCAGTCGGCCGCCGGCCACAACGCGACGCCCACCGCGGTCGCGCTGGCCACCGACCACTGCTTCCAGCGGCTGGGCCTCCACCGCATGGAGATCTGCATCCGGCCCGAGAACGGCCCCTCGCTCCGCGTGGTCGAGAAGCTCGGCTTCCGGTACGAGGGGCTCCGCCGCCGCTACATCCACATCAACGGCGACTGGCGCGACCACTTCTGCTTCGGCCTCGTGGCCGAGGAGGTGCCGGAGGGGGTGCTCCGCCGCTGGCTCGACGGGCGGGTGCCTCCCGGGCAGGGGAGCGTGCCGCCGGAGGCGCTGGCGGAGGCCGCGCGGCCGTGA
- a CDS encoding DUF3040 domain-containing protein — protein MGIGSWGGGIVLGLVAVLWLVYLIPSWAKRQQYLATERNAVRLQQTLRILAQTAELPEEVRVEANAKSVATAQKILRSEEAKREAIRRAQEAARQRAITRELAATGPALRAADSDPAMAARRLRRTRLVSTLVLVAGLVGFVLGVTGMGWLLAVTGSIASVGSVLVLVQLAAVSQARARRAVSAPVAAGAPVAQPFQDFAPQTSDAGSPSASVEAESAQDPAAAGTSTDAREWTPVALPRPLYLRRGSARALARSSAVASSPTSAADTDALREAATRSAEQLRQQQDAARLEAQRQALREVARAEAALQTHRDGGAVARGGGAGASGAGAAGAPAAGAAAAGASGVGAEAAPAAPPVARVEVAAPVAPAQSSRFARMGYVDETDLEELRIDEILQRRRAV, from the coding sequence ATGGGAATCGGGTCGTGGGGTGGAGGTATCGTCCTCGGGCTGGTCGCCGTGCTCTGGCTGGTGTACCTGATCCCGTCGTGGGCCAAGCGCCAGCAGTACCTCGCCACCGAGCGGAACGCCGTCCGCCTGCAGCAGACGCTCCGCATCCTGGCTCAGACCGCCGAACTCCCCGAGGAGGTCCGCGTCGAGGCCAACGCCAAGTCGGTCGCCACGGCGCAGAAGATCCTCCGCTCCGAGGAGGCCAAGCGCGAGGCCATCCGCCGAGCCCAGGAGGCCGCACGTCAGCGGGCCATCACCCGCGAGCTCGCGGCGACCGGGCCTGCTCTCCGTGCCGCGGACTCCGATCCTGCGATGGCCGCCCGTCGCCTGCGCCGCACCCGTCTCGTCTCGACCCTCGTTCTCGTCGCCGGCCTCGTCGGCTTCGTGCTGGGGGTCACCGGCATGGGCTGGCTGCTCGCGGTCACGGGATCGATCGCCTCGGTCGGGTCCGTGCTCGTCCTCGTGCAGCTCGCCGCCGTCTCGCAGGCCCGGGCTCGCCGCGCGGTCTCGGCCCCCGTCGCCGCCGGCGCTCCGGTCGCTCAGCCGTTCCAGGACTTCGCCCCGCAGACGTCCGACGCCGGTTCGCCCTCCGCGTCGGTCGAAGCCGAGAGCGCGCAGGATCCCGCTGCCGCTGGCACCTCGACCGACGCCCGCGAGTGGACCCCCGTCGCCCTGCCCCGCCCGCTCTACCTCCGCCGCGGGAGTGCCCGCGCGCTGGCCCGCTCCTCCGCCGTGGCCTCGTCTCCGACGTCGGCCGCCGACACGGACGCCCTGCGCGAGGCCGCGACGCGCTCGGCCGAGCAGCTCCGCCAGCAGCAGGATGCCGCACGCCTCGAGGCCCAGCGCCAGGCCCTCCGCGAGGTGGCTCGGGCCGAGGCGGCGCTGCAGACGCATCGGGATGGTGGGGCTGTGGCGCGTGGTGGTGGTGCTGGTGCTTCTGGTGCTGGTGCCGCTGGTGCGCCTGCTGCTGGTGCGGCTGCTGCCGGCGCTTCTGGCGTCGGAGCTGAGGCTGCGCCTGCTGCGCCTCCGGTCGCTCGCGTCGAGGTTGCTGCCCCGGTGGCGCCCGCCCAGTCGAGCCGCTTCGCTCGGATGGGCTACGTCGACGAGACCGACCTCGAGGAGCTGCGGATCGACGAGATCCTGCAGCGTCGCCGCGCCGTCTGA
- a CDS encoding DUF7059 domain-containing protein, whose protein sequence is MRSDLITRLRHDLDRSLFTVARLTGAGAWGATGGAALFRGERIAARRALASRRPASPEERASDTLALLFVLGYPQPAEDVAAALPTLGLDGAEELALLERTADTPVTVRPLVDLRPYSFVDSAGEAAWWIASDLGELALQGPLREDHVLGIGGASTTLSGLMIPRPVERALDLGTGCGIQAMHAARHARHVVATDISERALDFARFNAELNLIDGIEFRLGSLFEPVSGERFDHIVSNPPFVITPRTEGVPSYEYRDGGMVGDALVATVVEQAAAHLTPGGVAQFLGNWETGRGSKRGAYSVVDWVARGGASDGAHDENAAPVDIWVVEREMQDPATYAETWIRDGGTRPGTADFERLYEAWLDDFEARGVSEVGFGYITLRRAQDPATHPAQTIERLAGALGGNDTGLGSHVLECLDAQDALRSLSDGELLLQTLRVAGDVTEERHYWPGNDDPTVITLRQGGGFARTVESGTALSALVGACDGDLSVGAIVGALAQLLDVPEDDLLAELVPRVRELVRCAILRL, encoded by the coding sequence GTGCGCTCCGACCTGATCACCCGCCTCCGTCACGACCTCGACCGCTCGCTGTTCACGGTCGCCCGGCTGACGGGAGCGGGTGCGTGGGGCGCCACGGGCGGGGCCGCCCTGTTCCGCGGGGAGCGCATCGCCGCCCGACGCGCGCTGGCGAGCCGCCGCCCCGCGTCGCCCGAGGAGCGCGCCTCCGACACGCTCGCGCTGCTCTTCGTGCTCGGCTACCCGCAGCCCGCGGAGGACGTCGCCGCAGCCCTGCCGACCCTGGGGCTCGACGGCGCAGAAGAGCTGGCCCTGCTCGAACGCACCGCCGACACCCCCGTCACGGTCCGTCCCCTCGTCGACCTGCGGCCGTACTCGTTCGTCGACTCCGCCGGCGAGGCCGCCTGGTGGATCGCCTCCGACCTCGGCGAGCTCGCCCTCCAGGGGCCCCTCCGCGAAGACCACGTCCTCGGCATCGGCGGCGCATCGACGACGCTCAGCGGCCTGATGATCCCGCGGCCCGTCGAGCGCGCTCTCGACCTCGGCACCGGCTGCGGGATCCAGGCGATGCACGCTGCCCGCCACGCAAGGCACGTCGTCGCCACCGACATCTCCGAGCGGGCCCTCGACTTCGCCCGCTTCAACGCCGAGCTGAACCTCATCGACGGCATCGAGTTCCGCCTCGGCAGCCTGTTCGAGCCGGTCAGCGGCGAGCGGTTCGATCACATCGTCTCGAACCCGCCGTTCGTCATCACCCCGCGCACCGAGGGTGTCCCGTCGTACGAGTACCGCGACGGCGGCATGGTGGGCGACGCGCTCGTGGCGACCGTCGTCGAGCAGGCCGCGGCGCACCTGACCCCGGGCGGTGTCGCGCAGTTCCTCGGCAACTGGGAGACCGGCCGCGGCTCCAAGCGCGGGGCGTACTCGGTGGTCGACTGGGTTGCGCGCGGCGGCGCTTCCGACGGCGCTCACGACGAGAACGCCGCACCGGTCGACATCTGGGTCGTGGAGCGCGAGATGCAGGATCCCGCCACCTACGCCGAGACCTGGATCCGCGACGGCGGCACGCGCCCAGGCACAGCAGACTTCGAGCGCCTCTACGAGGCCTGGCTCGACGACTTCGAGGCGCGGGGCGTCAGCGAGGTCGGCTTCGGGTACATCACCCTCCGACGCGCGCAGGATCCCGCAACTCACCCTGCGCAGACCATCGAGCGTCTCGCAGGCGCTCTCGGCGGCAACGACACCGGACTCGGTTCGCACGTGCTCGAGTGCCTCGACGCGCAGGACGCCCTCCGCTCGCTCTCCGACGGCGAGCTCCTGCTCCAGACGCTCCGGGTCGCCGGCGACGTCACCGAGGAGCGGCACTACTGGCCGGGCAACGACGATCCGACGGTGATCACCCTCCGTCAGGGCGGCGGTTTCGCGCGCACCGTCGAGTCGGGCACCGCCCTGTCCGCGCTGGTCGGGGCCTGCGACGGGGACCTCAGCGTCGGTGCGATCGTGGGTGCGCTCGCGCAGCTGCTCGACGTGCCGGAGGACGACCTCCTCGCCGAGCTGGTGCCGCGGGTGCGCGAACTGGTGCGGTGCGCGATCCTGCGTCTCTGA